The following coding sequences lie in one Arachis ipaensis cultivar K30076 chromosome B03, Araip1.1, whole genome shotgun sequence genomic window:
- the LOC107632623 gene encoding uncharacterized protein LOC107632623, with protein MKYDGTQDPLEHLTAFEARMNLEGVGDKVRCRAFPVTLAGPAIRWFNNLPQGSVTQFSDISHAFLAQFTIKIVKAKHPINLLGVTQRPGEPTRKYLDRFNDECLEIDGLTDSVASLCLTNGLSNEDFRKHLTTKPVWTMQEIQCVAKEYINDEEVSRVVAANKRQPAYNQGRHYEGRERPKEHARDGGSSKAPKLFPRVGKFTNYTPLTASITEVYQQIAEKGILDGKLADFSHLIREPRRRNRDHDSEDRSRSTRRRQEPEGDDHGLTVVNVVTARNTAPRSRSAWRKDTKVLAVSTSSVRSFRGLPPISFGPENQWFDEAPESPPMVITARVEMGLVKRILVDTGADSNIMFRNVFDALGLRDADLTTHQHGVVGLGDNFIKPDGIISLPTSVGQGQKRRKVMADFVIL; from the exons atgaagtACGATGGAACCCAAGATCCCCTGGAACACTTAACGGctttcgaggccaggatgaacctagaaggggtGGGAGACAAGGTCAGATGTCGGGCCTTTCCGGTCACCTTGGCGGGCCCGGCGATACGGTGGTTCAACAACCTCCCACAgggctcggtgacccaattctccgacatcagccacGCCTTCTTGGCTCAATTCACTATCAAGATTGTCAAAGCCAAACATCCAATCAATTTGCTAGGAGTGACACAAAGACCCGGGGAGCCGACCAGGAAGTACCTGGACCGTTTCAATGACGAGTGCTTGGAAATTGACGGTCTGACGGACTCGGTGGCAAGTCTGTGCTTGACGAACGGGCTCTCAAATGAGGACTTCAGGAAGCACCTCACCACAAAGCCCGTTTGGACAATGCAAGAAATCCAGTGCGTGGCCAAAGAGTACATCAATGACGAAGAAGTCAGTCGGGTCGTGGCCGCCAATAAACGACAGCCCGCTTACAACCAAGGCCGGCACTATGAAGGCAGAGAAAGACccaaggaacacgccagggacggcggtTCGAGTAAAGCACCCAAACTGTTCCCCCgagttgggaagttcaccaactatACCCCCCTCACGGCATCAATCACCGAAGTTTATCAACAGATAGCGGAAAAGGGGATACT GGATGGGAAACTTgccgacttctcccaccttataAGGGAGCCAAGGAGACGCAACCGGGACCACGATAGCGAAGACAGATCCCGGTCAACAAGACGACGACAGGAACCAGAGGGTGACGACCACGGCCTCACGGTGGTAAACGTGGTAACGGCCAGGAACACCGCCCCAAGGTCAAGGTCGGCATGGAGAAAAGACACCAAGGTCCTAGCGGTCTCCACCTCGTCTGTTAGGAGTTTCCGAGGCCTCCCACCCATCTCCTTCGGACCAGAGAACCAATGGTTTGACGAGGCGCCAGAAAGTCcacccatggtcatcacggccagggTCGAAATGGGCCTCGTCAAGCGAATCCTGGTAGATACgggggcagactcgaacatcatgtttcgAAACGTTTTCGATGCCCTGGGACTAAGAGACGCCGACctgacgacccaccagcacggtgtggtagggttgggAGACAATTTCATTAAGCCGGATGGAATCATCTCACTCCCGACCTCCGTGGGACAGGGGCAGAAGCGACGAAAAGTCATGGCGGACTTTGTAATATTATGA